The Sinomicrobium kalidii genome contains a region encoding:
- a CDS encoding DUF2380 domain-containing protein: protein MSMPGRKLTDAAGYRYGYQGEFAETDAETGKPAFELRLYDPRINRWLSPDLYGQYYSPYLSMGNNWANEIDPDGGFSDCPDCPDPVTGGYTEGQSYLSSDGNSYLHLGDFGWASAPEVQVGPGAGFSLVGSGAPAYNFGDKIAPAIWELSGFDHLKAEIAENVNGYRTVSQFEGNYLINDAGRTFQFEPSSNIKGGAGAIELIAGGPTRAIQGINLLTKGSKALHKHHVLPQQFRKWFSSRGIKNIDDYAIEISQSTHLRGVHGRGFGKLPGRWNKEWKEFIKTNPNATPSEIFHKAEGMLKDFGLEHLPYIKY, encoded by the coding sequence ATGTCTATGCCAGGAAGAAAGTTAACTGACGCTGCAGGTTACCGATACGGTTACCAGGGAGAGTTCGCCGAGACTGATGCTGAAACCGGAAAACCTGCTTTTGAGTTGCGGTTATACGACCCAAGGATAAACCGGTGGTTGAGTCCGGATTTATATGGTCAATATTATTCTCCATATCTGTCTATGGGAAATAATTGGGCCAATGAGATAGACCCGGATGGAGGGTTTTCAGATTGTCCGGATTGCCCCGATCCGGTTACGGGAGGTTATACTGAAGGGCAATCGTATTTATCTTCCGATGGAAATTCGTATCTGCATTTGGGAGATTTTGGATGGGCAAGTGCGCCGGAAGTGCAGGTTGGTCCTGGTGCTGGATTCTCTTTAGTTGGTTCAGGTGCGCCGGCATACAATTTTGGGGATAAAATTGCCCCTGCCATATGGGAATTATCGGGATTTGATCATTTAAAAGCTGAAATAGCGGAGAATGTAAATGGGTATCGTACGGTATCCCAATTCGAAGGAAACTATTTAATTAATGATGCGGGGCGTACGTTTCAATTTGAGCCCTCCAGTAACATAAAAGGAGGAGCAGGAGCTATTGAATTAATTGCCGGAGGGCCAACTAGGGCCATACAAGGAATAAATTTACTAACGAAAGGTTCAAAGGCTCTTCATAAGCATCATGTTTTGCCACAACAATTCAGAAAATGGTTTTCTTCTCGTGGAATAAAAAATATAGATGATTACGCAATTGAAATAAGTCAATCAACACATTTAAGAGGAGTTCACGGAAGAGGTTTTGGAAAACTGCCCGGGAGATGGAACAAAGAATGGAAAGAATTTATAAAGACAAATCCTAATGCTACACCATCAGAAATTTTTCACAAAGCAGAAGGAATGTTAAAAGATTTTGGATTAGAACATCTTCCATATATCAAATATTAA
- a CDS encoding type IV pilin-like G/H family protein — translation MHTSRLTKKIPAFNLQEMLIVLAIIGILLLIALPNLMPLITKAKSVEAQTQLKALYNAQTTYRYMYSKFTTDFNELDFEPPKTVNNNGTANYKYEIIEATNSAFKARAEAVTDFNGNGVFNVWEIDENGVPKQTVKD, via the coding sequence ATGCATACATCCAGGCTAACCAAAAAAATCCCTGCTTTTAATCTCCAGGAAATGCTGATCGTTCTGGCTATTATCGGTATTTTATTGCTTATAGCCCTGCCCAACCTGATGCCACTCATTACCAAGGCCAAAAGTGTGGAAGCGCAAACCCAGCTGAAAGCCCTCTACAATGCGCAAACCACCTACAGGTACATGTACTCCAAATTCACCACCGATTTTAACGAACTGGATTTTGAGCCGCCGAAAACAGTCAATAACAATGGCACTGCCAATTACAAATACGAGATCATAGAAGCCACGAACTCCGCCTTTAAAGCCAGGGCCGAAGCGGTAACGGATTTTAACGGCAACGGGGTTTTTAATGTTTGGGAGATCGATGAGAACGGTGTCCCGAAACAAACCGTCAAAGATTAG
- a CDS encoding porin family protein codes for MKQYLLFTSLLIFTMSIASAQEKEVEFGLKAGLNYSNFIDNYDDDTPANYKGKAGFLAGGFVNFGLTEKIFIRPEVLFSQQGSKYEINPDGINVHDPSDPFYLADDISGKIKESLILIPVMAGIFLMDNLDVEVGPQLAWVVNRDVTYKNNPYEIFFIRNDDSGDFEFGVNAGLGYHFGAHYRIGLRYTYGITERQNLHSSVFQLGLHYKL; via the coding sequence ATGAAGCAGTACCTACTATTTACCAGCTTACTTATTTTTACAATGAGTATAGCCTCTGCCCAAGAGAAAGAAGTTGAATTCGGCCTTAAGGCCGGTTTAAATTATTCAAATTTTATCGATAATTATGATGATGATACCCCCGCGAATTACAAAGGCAAAGCCGGTTTTCTTGCAGGGGGATTTGTAAATTTCGGGTTGACAGAAAAAATCTTCATAAGGCCGGAAGTATTATTTTCTCAGCAGGGGAGTAAATATGAAATAAATCCTGATGGAATAAACGTCCACGATCCGAGTGATCCCTTCTATTTGGCAGATGACATTTCCGGAAAAATAAAAGAATCCCTAATCCTGATCCCGGTCATGGCCGGTATTTTTTTAATGGATAACCTGGACGTGGAAGTAGGACCCCAACTCGCATGGGTGGTAAACAGGGATGTCACATATAAAAACAATCCGTATGAAATATTTTTTATCAGGAATGACGATTCCGGGGATTTTGAGTTCGGTGTAAATGCGGGATTGGGATATCATTTTGGAGCGCATTATCGTATAGGGCTCCGGTATACTTACGGCATTACCGAAAGACAAAACCTGCACAGTTCTGTTTTTCAGCTGGGATTGCATTATAAATTATAA
- a CDS encoding type II secretion system protein GspD produces the protein MVKKITLLLFLCIGISLTAQDKDAGRIASIRNHLEALSVDSPGLTENFKTDINVNNVSLSGFLMAVSRVHKVNINVSPELQNITIVNNFSDVTVADLLVFLCKEYELDIDFTGNILSIHKYIPPEEPPVENEIHVDYNPADDLISMDLDNDPLGKVFRKIIDVSGHNLLYSSELENTPLRMYLKDVEFDKAMENLATTNNLVYSKSRDGFYLFDRRYPRQGPDGDMAGNVPPPQNRPMRAPRGANFYYEILDTTSMMLKVDFNNTPIANIINEIGYDLKLDIYTASPLENAGNVTFKAKQISFDELLEKIFENGQTVAANGNSGRNSNNNNNIPSQPPSSSGGHFTYKKEDHIYFFGKANQLSVRKMEIIQLMHRSVELLGDPSGNASSGRTSGRTVPGGVNYLGQNQNLYGNNSSSLNNRNNSYNRSSSLNTSSENFSSHDSKAEALVSILPDEITADLDIRIDFELNSFLVSGPAANINRFKSFIKRIDKPVPVILIEVMLLEVSRSATVETGISWGIGEEPVKTQGGIFPDTDITLGAETVNRVIGGFDGFGSLNIGKVVPEFFATIKAMEANGNVKIRSTPKLSTLNGHRARLSIGETTYYVVTNQNYYGSQIPQSSEIRNYMPIDAELAVSIKPLVSGDGQITLDINVIQSDFSGERIEEDAPPGLTSREFSSIIRVQDQDLVVLGGLEEKTKNDTGSGVPLLSRIPIIKWLFSSRKREDSKRKLTVLIKPTVIY, from the coding sequence ATGGTAAAAAAAATTACACTGCTTTTATTTTTATGTATCGGGATTTCGCTTACCGCCCAGGATAAAGACGCCGGGCGAATAGCGAGTATCCGTAACCATCTGGAAGCACTGTCTGTAGACAGTCCGGGACTCACCGAGAATTTTAAAACAGATATCAATGTCAACAATGTGTCACTGTCCGGATTCCTTATGGCCGTATCCAGGGTGCACAAAGTCAACATCAACGTATCTCCCGAATTGCAGAACATCACCATAGTAAACAATTTCTCGGATGTTACGGTAGCCGATCTCTTAGTCTTCCTCTGCAAGGAATACGAACTGGATATTGACTTCACAGGAAATATTCTGTCCATTCACAAATACATTCCTCCCGAAGAACCTCCCGTAGAAAATGAAATTCACGTAGACTACAACCCGGCGGATGACCTCATCTCGATGGACCTGGATAATGATCCCCTTGGCAAAGTGTTCCGGAAAATTATCGACGTATCCGGACACAACCTGCTCTACAGTTCTGAACTGGAAAACACTCCGCTCAGAATGTACCTGAAAGATGTTGAATTTGACAAGGCCATGGAAAACCTGGCTACCACGAACAACCTGGTGTACTCCAAATCGCGCGACGGTTTTTACCTTTTTGACAGGAGGTATCCCCGACAGGGTCCCGACGGGGATATGGCCGGTAATGTCCCTCCTCCGCAAAACAGGCCCATGCGAGCCCCCAGGGGAGCAAATTTTTATTATGAAATACTGGACACCACTTCCATGATGTTAAAAGTGGATTTTAACAATACGCCCATTGCCAATATCATCAATGAGATCGGTTATGATCTGAAACTGGATATCTATACCGCTTCTCCCCTGGAAAATGCGGGCAACGTAACATTCAAAGCCAAACAGATCTCTTTTGACGAACTCCTGGAAAAGATATTCGAGAATGGTCAGACGGTTGCCGCAAACGGAAATTCCGGTAGAAATTCCAACAATAACAACAACATTCCTTCACAACCTCCATCCTCTTCCGGGGGGCACTTTACCTATAAAAAGGAAGATCATATTTACTTTTTCGGGAAGGCCAACCAGCTCAGTGTCCGGAAGATGGAGATCATTCAGCTAATGCACCGGTCCGTGGAACTGCTCGGTGACCCTTCGGGAAATGCCAGTTCGGGAAGGACCTCCGGCAGAACTGTTCCCGGAGGGGTGAATTACCTGGGACAAAATCAAAATCTCTACGGAAATAATTCTTCCTCCCTGAATAACCGGAATAACAGCTACAACCGTTCTTCTTCTTTGAATACTTCTTCCGAGAATTTCAGTTCGCACGACAGCAAAGCAGAAGCTCTGGTCAGCATTCTGCCCGATGAGATCACAGCCGATCTTGACATTAGAATCGACTTTGAGCTTAACAGTTTCCTGGTCAGCGGCCCGGCGGCAAACATCAACCGTTTTAAATCTTTTATAAAACGGATAGATAAACCCGTACCGGTAATTCTTATTGAAGTTATGCTGTTAGAAGTCAGCAGGTCGGCCACCGTGGAAACCGGTATCAGCTGGGGGATAGGAGAAGAACCTGTCAAAACCCAAGGCGGGATTTTTCCCGATACGGACATTACCCTGGGAGCGGAAACCGTAAACCGGGTGATCGGTGGATTCGACGGTTTCGGTTCGCTCAATATCGGTAAGGTAGTCCCTGAATTTTTTGCTACGATCAAGGCCATGGAAGCCAACGGCAATGTAAAAATCCGGTCTACCCCCAAGCTATCCACATTAAACGGGCACAGGGCACGTTTATCCATCGGTGAAACTACATATTACGTGGTAACCAATCAAAACTACTACGGTTCGCAAATCCCTCAGTCTTCGGAAATCCGGAATTACATGCCTATAGACGCCGAACTGGCCGTGAGCATTAAGCCGTTGGTTTCGGGAGACGGGCAGATCACCCTGGACATCAATGTCATCCAGTCCGATTTCAGCGGTGAGCGCATTGAAGAGGATGCTCCTCCGGGGCTGACTTCAAGAGAATTCAGTTCCATTATCCGGGTACAGGACCAGGATCTTGTAGTTTTGGGCGGACTGGAAGAAAAAACAAAGAACGATACGGGCAGCGGGGTTCCTCTTTTATCCAGGATACCTATTATCAAATGGCTGTTCAGCAGCAGGAAACGGGAAGATTCCAAAAGGAAACTGACGGTTTTGATCAAACCTACGGTCATCTATTAA
- a CDS encoding GspE/PulE family protein: MDIKTYHIETGLQQLISAEQAFHYRIVPVERQNGHIAFKTDEVDISRLREELEVILGCKVELREETAEQIDRYLTANYRKTQQKTGGSLHYTPDFLEKILITAKEIGSSDIHFEPYEESCRVRYRLDGKLIEQFHIPIKEYPVIINKIKIRANLDISEKRLPQDGRITMSSDTDEFDIRVSSLPTLHGEKIVLRILSKDASRFDLGELGFTERELKIFTENIKKPNGIILISGPTGSGKTTTLYATLKLINDSKTNILTIEDPIEYTLEGVNQVQLKEKIGLDFASAMRTFLRQDPDVIMVGEIRDVKTANMAIRAALTGHLVLSTIHTNSAWATVSRLVDMGVPSFLIASTLNVSVAQRLVRKLCDHCKTETVVDKSIFPENFRVPDTLKTHFKAVGCNACYHTGYSGRKAIYEIIPVTAALAEHIKNNTLDIETYLRENNINTLKNNAVQLVQNGTTSVEEVYALLMD, translated from the coding sequence ATGGATATAAAAACATATCACATAGAAACCGGGTTACAACAACTCATCAGTGCCGAACAGGCTTTTCACTACCGCATTGTCCCTGTGGAAAGGCAAAACGGGCATATTGCCTTTAAAACGGATGAAGTTGATATATCCCGGCTTAGAGAGGAACTGGAAGTTATCCTCGGCTGCAAGGTAGAACTCCGGGAAGAAACAGCCGAACAGATAGACAGGTACCTTACGGCCAATTACAGAAAGACACAGCAAAAAACCGGGGGAAGCCTGCATTACACCCCCGATTTTCTCGAAAAAATACTCATTACGGCCAAGGAGATCGGAAGCAGTGATATCCACTTCGAACCGTATGAAGAAAGTTGCAGGGTCCGCTACCGCCTCGACGGCAAACTCATAGAACAATTTCACATTCCCATAAAGGAATACCCCGTAATCATCAACAAAATAAAGATCCGGGCCAATCTCGACATCAGTGAAAAAAGATTGCCTCAGGACGGTCGGATCACGATGAGTTCGGACACGGATGAATTTGACATACGGGTATCTTCCCTGCCCACGCTTCACGGGGAAAAAATTGTACTTAGAATTCTCAGCAAAGATGCCAGCAGGTTTGATCTGGGCGAGCTGGGATTCACGGAGCGGGAATTAAAAATATTTACGGAAAATATTAAAAAGCCCAATGGTATCATCCTCATATCCGGACCCACGGGCTCGGGAAAAACCACTACCCTGTACGCTACGCTGAAACTTATTAACGATTCCAAAACCAATATTCTCACTATCGAAGATCCTATAGAGTATACTTTGGAAGGCGTAAACCAGGTACAACTGAAAGAAAAAATAGGGCTTGACTTTGCCTCGGCCATGCGAACCTTTCTCCGGCAGGATCCCGATGTAATCATGGTAGGGGAAATACGGGATGTAAAAACCGCCAATATGGCCATACGGGCAGCGTTAACCGGCCATCTGGTCCTTTCTACCATACACACCAATTCCGCCTGGGCAACGGTTTCGCGGCTGGTGGATATGGGGGTGCCTTCCTTTTTGATCGCCAGTACGCTGAATGTCAGTGTTGCCCAGCGCCTGGTGCGTAAATTGTGCGATCATTGTAAAACGGAGACCGTTGTAGACAAAAGTATATTCCCGGAAAACTTCCGGGTACCGGATACGTTAAAAACACATTTCAAAGCCGTCGGATGCAATGCCTGTTACCATACCGGGTATAGCGGGAGAAAAGCTATTTACGAGATTATTCCCGTAACGGCTGCTCTTGCCGAACATATCAAAAACAATACACTGGATATTGAAACCTACCTCAGGGAAAATAATATTAACACCTTAAAGAACAATGCCGTACAACTCGTACAGAACGGAACAACCTCTGTCGAAGAAGTATATGCATTGCTTATGGACTGA